TCCATAACGATCATTGAAATCTGTTCTTCACTCTGCTTCATAAAGTGCTTGAACTGGCCGTAGGTGACGCCGGCCGAAATGCTTAACGACTGGCAGACGATAAGCTTAGGCAGATTGTCGTCCTGAATATCGAGGAATGCTTTCACCGTCAGTGAACTGGCGTTAATTTGTGACAGGTCGCCCGCCAGCGGGATCAGCGCAGTCGGCTTCACCTCGGCCAGTGCTGAAAAAAGAATAACCTCATCCACCAGATCAATCTTGGCATCAAATACGCCGTCAAAATTCTGCATATGCGGCAGGTGGAGAGCCTGACACGAATCACACTCAAACCAGGTAATACTTTGTTGATCCAGCCAACGTCGTAACACGTCGAGATCCGGAACGACGAGTGAAGCCATATAGAATTGTCTCTTGAGCCATAAAATTGCGTACTAGCTTACGGAAAAACGGCGGCAAAAACTATGGTTAACGCAGAAATATGAGGCTAAAACGCGCAATTAAGACAGAGCCCATAATGCGCAGGCTGACGATCCCAGGGCCAACACGCCAGCTTGGACCCGGCGTGCCGGTTTGGGGATCGCAGCGCTCATCCGTCAGCCTGACGCGCGATGTTAGCGACAGGCTGACGGGTATTCGCGTCTTATTCCGCACGGGCGAACGTCCAGCGTTAGCGCGTTGCCCAGCCCTGCCGGTGTAAGTAATCGAGAATAAATGGGCGGCTCTCTTTGCTAAGCGTCTTCTGGATATGTTCACTCCAGCTTTCAGAACGCGGGTTGCTCTCGCGGCTCTGATAATACTGCACCAGCTCATCATCGTACTGCGCCAGCAGCGCGCTGTTTAAAGGCTGATAGCGATTTTCATGCACCAGCAGATCGGCAGGCATACGCGGTTTGCACTGCGGATCTTGAGCAGGCTTACCCAGACACAGGCCAAACAGCGGCAGCACAAATTTCGGCAGGCCTAATGCTTCCGTGACCTCGGCAATATGGTTACGAATACCGCCGATGTACACACCGCCGAAGCCGAGTGATTCTGCGGCTATCATCGCATTTTGTGCCATTAACGCCGTATCAACGCATCCCAGTAGCAGCTGCTCTGCCAGCCCCAGCTCCGCCTGCGGGCTGATCTGCTGCAAACGGTTAAAATCAGCACAAAAAACCCAGAATTCAGCAGCCTGTGCAACGTAGTGCTGGCCACCGCTCAGCTTAACCAACGTTTCGCGCAGCGCGCGATCGCTGATGCGAACGATCGATGAGCACTGCAAAAAGCTGGACGTGGAAGCGGACTGCGCTGCCTCAATGATGGCCGCGCGCTGTCCGGGGGAGATCTGCTCGTCGGTGAAAGAGCGAATCGAGCGATGGGAACGCAGTAACTCGATGGTTGGCGTCATGGGGATCTCCTTAATTAACGTTTATTGCGTACTGAAAGCACATGAAATAATTTGGGGGCCAGTAGTTTGGCGCTGCGCCAGATCATAACGACCGGGACCGGCAGTATCAGCACGATTGCAGCAAACAGCAACGCCGTTGCCGTCGGCTTCCCGTTCAACGGGGAAAATGGCAGCATGTCGCGCAGTGCAAACGGGGAGACAACCAGCAGCACAATACCCAATATTTCCATCAGCAGTAAAGGGCGGGGTAATTGACTAAAGGCACGCATTAACACTCTCATGACTGCGGCGGGTTCAGGCTTCGCAAGCCGATTCACGCCCTGGCCTGCAACGGTTCAGTATAGATCTTGCGAATCAAACTAACAGGTAATTCCTTCTTTCTTTAAGCGAGAGATGCGGGCATCATCTAGCCCATTAACTAAAAATCCGCTATAAAATTCAGGAGATACCATGTTTGCAGTCATTTTTGGTCGCCCAGCCTGCCCTTATTGTGTCCGTGCTAAAGAGCTTGCCGAGAAGCTGACCGAAGAGCGCGAAGACTTCAATTTCCGTTATATCGATATTCATGCTGAAGGTATTACAAAGGCCGACCTGGAAAAAACCGTTGGCAAACCGGTTGAGACCGTTCCACAGATTTTCCTCGATCAGAACCACATCGGTGGTTGTACTGAATTTGAAGCCTACGCGAAAGAAAATCTGGGCCTTTTCCAGTAATTTATGACGGTGACAGGCGCTGTGTGCCTACGCAGCGCCAGTCACCGTCACGCCGCGCCCTCTGCTCTGTTTCCCTTCCCTCTCACTCATCGTGACGGCCTATTCCCTCACTCCGCATACCTACTTGGTAGGCACGTCGGATTTAAAATAAAGCACGGGCAATAAAAAATAACTATGCCGCGAGGTGGCTGTCTAACCCGGTAACGATTAAAGTAGTAGGCGTTTGCATTGAGCCTGCCCATAGCGCTGTCCACCTGTCGCCTGAAAGGCAGCATCACCGGGTTAAATTTAGCGTACATACCCTTTCCATCATCATTTTATTCGTCAACAAGAAGTGACTTGTGAATATAAACGTTGCAGATTTGTTAATTGGAAATCACATTCTGTTATTATTCGTCGTATTGGCATTGGGGTTATGTTTAGGCAAACTCCGGTTAGGTTCTGTTCAACTCGGTAATTCTATTGGCGTTTTAGTCGTCTCTTTACTTCTCGGCCAACAGCACTTCTCAATTAACACTGACGCCCTCAACCTGGGCTTTATGTTATTTATTTTCTGCGTGGGCGTGGAAGCCGGCCCCAACTTCTTTTCTATTTTCTTCCGCGATGGCAAAAACTATTTGATGCTGGCGATAGTGATGGTCAGTAGCGCGATGGTGCTGGCCTTGGGGCTGGGCAAGCTGTTTGGCTGGGATATCGGCCTGACGGCCGGAA
This DNA window, taken from Erwinia tasmaniensis Et1/99, encodes the following:
- a CDS encoding YbjN domain-containing protein, which translates into the protein MASLVVPDLDVLRRWLDQQSITWFECDSCQALHLPHMQNFDGVFDAKIDLVDEVILFSALAEVKPTALIPLAGDLSQINASSLTVKAFLDIQDDNLPKLIVCQSLSISAGVTYGQFKHFMKQSEEQISMIVMEAFANHLLVIAEEDERPPIVASHSLLH
- the nfsA gene encoding oxygen-insensitive NADPH nitroreductase, with the protein product MTPTIELLRSHRSIRSFTDEQISPGQRAAIIEAAQSASTSSFLQCSSIVRISDRALRETLVKLSGGQHYVAQAAEFWVFCADFNRLQQISPQAELGLAEQLLLGCVDTALMAQNAMIAAESLGFGGVYIGGIRNHIAEVTEALGLPKFVLPLFGLCLGKPAQDPQCKPRMPADLLVHENRYQPLNSALLAQYDDELVQYYQSRESNPRSESWSEHIQKTLSKESRPFILDYLHRQGWATR
- a CDS encoding YbjC family protein, with translation MRAFSQLPRPLLLMEILGIVLLVVSPFALRDMLPFSPLNGKPTATALLFAAIVLILPVPVVMIWRSAKLLAPKLFHVLSVRNKR
- a CDS encoding GrxA family glutaredoxin, yielding MFAVIFGRPACPYCVRAKELAEKLTEEREDFNFRYIDIHAEGITKADLEKTVGKPVETVPQIFLDQNHIGGCTEFEAYAKENLGLFQ